The sequence GTGGAGGTGTTCAGGGCTGACCTTATGCTGTCTGTTGTCTATGCTCTCTGTGCGAATGTTGTATTACGCAATATTTTGACCcactccgcatcattctggagtaGGTCAACAAGTTAGAAGTGTCCCTTTATTTGCAATTCATTGACTACGGAAGGGACTTCTGTTGTCTGAGTCACGAAAATCTGTGTGGCACCCAGGGATGCAAGGGATTTTCAGATAGAGTCGGAGCTTTGTCTGACCCCATTCGGATAGTCGCAGCTGTGAGGCAAGGTTGCATTTCTATTACTTCTCAGCGTAATCGGTGGGTGCGATTTATTGTGTACCATATCTTGAGCTGCTTTTACAGTTTATTGTTGTGGAACATCTAGACGACTCTGATTTGGTTAATGATCACGAAAAGCTATATTAGTACAACGAGCTAACCGTATGCTTCTTTGCGGCGGGTCTCAACGCCAACATGACCAGGTGGCTGAGTGTCAACGGGAACAGCCCCtcaaactttgcagtagccggACGTTTGGAGGATTTCAATATTCtgacagtctgatatcatcagaCGGCGAAATTAAGATCGACATGGAAGTACGAGTCAGAGAGGCTGGGGCTACCTTcgcgagttttcgaaatattcggAGACCCAACCGGATTGATCCACGCACCAAAATTCGAATGTACTACTCTATCGTGAAACATGTTGTGTACAGGCAGATATAACGCAGatgatgtctaaaatttataattccTTCGGCCTTACAGCTGGATATTGTGTGCCGAGCAAcataaaagccatcaaataACGATAACAATAGATGCTGAAAACGTGGATGGAAACCGGCCATTGTAAGGGGGCTTAGACGGAATTAGTATTCAACAGTCTTCTTAATATTCGGAACCTgataggatatagaatatttatgccgaTAGAGATAGAgaaaaagacggctttggcaggtttcgttctattattggcaggggggtttttgtcgaccgaattttatgaaatttggctacaatattctttgatgtgCAAAggatgtttaggccaaatttgagcataatcagtcataataaaccccctgccaataatagaacaaaacctgcaaaagccgtcattccccctatatgcTTGTACATATTTTCCATTACAATACTCTTGGTGACAAATTTATGGTCTctaaatgatatatttcgtaCCAAGATAAAAACCGTGTAGGTATAATGTTCAaaattgaaagagaaattaaatcgagcaaaaaaaattatttttttcgccccctcaatatttttggaaagctGAAGGAgggggtgacataaaataaatttaatatttgtatcggcctaattgttatttgttgacaaaaatctTAGCCACCTCTTTTGTGAAAGTACCTTTTTTAGAGAATTATATTGCTATAGATAACAAATAAAAAAGGAAAGCATTTTGATTCCGAATGTTGGCTAAAATTAGTTGATATTTGCAAATatataaaacagtcaatttaGATTTGCAAAACATATTGGAAAAacgaaaatattatttaaaagaatgtttatatttattatcTCATCATTCATGTGAACCTTCTCAACAAGATAAGTCATATACCGGTTCACTCTTTAATGcctatgatgatgatgatgatggtgatggtgaAGGAACTTCTTATGTCTATGATGTCCATGGTGCCCGTGATGTCCATGATGTCCATGATGGCCATGGTGTCCATGGTGTCCATGGTGGTGCTTATGCTTTTTACGGCCACCCACAATCGGATCCGACAGACCTACGTACTGATCCGCGGGTTCCTCGTGGTGCTCCACCGGAGCTTCATGATGGGCCGGTGCTTCGTAATGATGAGCCGCAGGAGCCACATGGCCGTGGCATGGAACAATGCTATGGAGTGGGTTGCATCCGATCAGCAACTGGTTACCGCACTTGACCTCAGGAAGCTTGGCCGGATAAGTGTACTCGACAGCTGTTCCGGCTTTCACATGGCCATATCCACCGGGGAGTGCCACTGCTGCCGCCGTACCGAGCGCTCCCGCCAAAGCAGCAAGTCCAAAAAACTTCATTCTACCAATATGGACTGGCGTTCACTGTTTTGCTATCGAATATCAAAAATATGGAAACCCGAACACCAGTGACTGACACAGAACTGATGAAGCCACCGACTCGATTGCCTTCTGCCGACGGGTGCATATTTTATAGTATCTGTCCAGTGGGTAAGCGCAATTTACCGCTGATGATCGTTACTCGAAAAATCGTCACCCGACCTAGATATTATGTTCGCTTCTACGTGATGGTTCGTACTTCGCCGAAAGGTGGATCGTAATCATGTTTTGATTGTGTTACGTCGAAACTTTCTAAGGAGTGTTATTTTTTGTCAACATTTCATAGTAACAATAACTAAGGCAAGGGAAAAGAATGAAACAGCTTGCATAACCCAACATATTTGCACGATatgttttcattgctttattacGCGTACGAATCATTCGAACATATCTAAGAATGATACAAAAATGCTAACATCATCATCGAACTTGGATGTACTTTTTCCTTCCAAATGGAAGCTTACCCGAAGGAGGGTCGTTTCGATTTATATCGTTACCAAAATTGCCATCCGCTCGCTTTAAAAACAATCCACttctaccgttttgactcaaatcctgaacatgactcatattccgaacacagACGTTTTAGCGCCCTTAAACTGGAAATTTCACCGGTTATCCGTACTGAGATTACAAACAAATTCAAG comes from Armigeres subalbatus isolate Guangzhou_Male chromosome 2, GZ_Asu_2, whole genome shotgun sequence and encodes:
- the LOC134216865 gene encoding histidine-rich glycoprotein-like — its product is MKFFGLAALAGALGTAAAVALPGGYGHVKAGTAVEYTYPAKLPEVKCGNQLLIGCNPLHSIVPCHGHVAPAAHHYEAPAHHEAPVEHHEEPADQYVGLSDPIVGGRKKHKHHHGHHGHHGHHGHHGHHGHHGHHRHKKFLHHHHHHHHHRH